A genomic region of Pradoshia eiseniae contains the following coding sequences:
- the fabG gene encoding 3-oxoacyl-[acyl-carrier-protein] reductase, whose product MDKLSGKTALVTGASRGIGKAIALELAREGANVAVNYAGSADRAAEVVKEIQGLGGKAVAIQGDVADAKRVAEMVQETIQEFGRLDILVNNAGITRDTLLMRMKESDWDAVINTNLKGVFLGTKAVTRQMMKQRSGRIINIASVVGLAGNAGQANYVAAKAGVIGLTKTTARELAPRGITVNAVAPGFIETDMTGALPEGVAGEMLGQIPLGRFGAPEDVARLVCFLASDDASYITGQTLNVDGGMVMQ is encoded by the coding sequence ATGGATAAGCTATCTGGGAAAACGGCGCTCGTTACGGGAGCTTCAAGAGGGATTGGCAAGGCCATTGCACTTGAACTCGCACGCGAAGGGGCAAATGTAGCGGTTAATTATGCCGGCAGTGCCGATCGGGCTGCGGAGGTTGTCAAGGAAATCCAAGGTCTTGGAGGCAAAGCTGTTGCCATTCAAGGGGATGTCGCAGATGCGAAAAGGGTGGCTGAGATGGTTCAAGAGACTATTCAGGAATTCGGCCGGCTGGATATTCTGGTTAACAATGCAGGCATCACTAGAGATACATTATTGATGCGCATGAAGGAAAGTGATTGGGACGCTGTCATCAATACCAATTTAAAAGGTGTCTTTCTAGGCACGAAGGCTGTCACAAGGCAGATGATGAAGCAGCGAAGCGGGCGCATTATCAACATTGCCTCTGTTGTCGGACTTGCAGGCAATGCCGGTCAAGCCAATTATGTAGCAGCAAAGGCAGGAGTTATTGGTCTGACCAAAACAACCGCCCGCGAGCTTGCGCCAAGAGGAATCACGGTTAATGCCGTTGCCCCGGGCTTCATTGAAACGGATATGACTGGAGCCCTGCCGGAAGGAGTCGCTGGGGAAATGCTTGGTCAAATCCCGCTTGGAAGGTTTGGTGCCCCTGAGGATGTGGCCCGCCTTGTTTGTTT
- the fabD gene encoding ACP S-malonyltransferase — MTKLAFVFPGQGSQVIGMGQDVYEQVGSARSLFEKANECLEHGFTNLIFKGEQETLTLTQNAQPALLTTSMALYKTFLERGGMAPDFAAGHSLGEYTAYTAMGALSFEDAVKLVRQRGLFMEAAVPAGEGAMSAILGIEEAALLDVVSTITESGHPVQLANINSPGQIVISGTSEGVRLASVLAKERGAKRCLPLVVSGPFHSSLMKPAASQLEETLNGIQISEPHSPVVANYTAMPVALNEIKASLVHQLYSPVRWQQSIEFMIGEGTDIFVEFGPGTVLSGLIKKINRKVRTYSIRDLETCDEVIAQLKGEVANG, encoded by the coding sequence ATGACAAAACTTGCTTTTGTTTTTCCGGGTCAAGGTTCACAGGTCATTGGAATGGGACAGGATGTCTATGAACAAGTGGGTTCAGCACGGTCCTTATTTGAGAAAGCAAATGAATGTTTAGAGCATGGCTTCACAAATCTAATCTTCAAGGGAGAACAGGAGACACTGACTCTTACGCAAAATGCTCAGCCGGCTTTGTTAACAACTAGCATGGCGCTCTATAAAACCTTTCTCGAAAGAGGAGGCATGGCACCGGATTTTGCTGCTGGTCATAGCTTAGGTGAATATACCGCATATACGGCTATGGGAGCCCTTTCGTTTGAGGATGCCGTAAAGCTTGTCCGCCAACGGGGGCTCTTCATGGAAGCAGCCGTACCAGCAGGGGAAGGTGCGATGAGCGCCATCCTTGGAATAGAAGAGGCAGCGCTTCTCGATGTTGTCAGTACGATAACCGAGAGTGGTCACCCGGTTCAGCTTGCCAATATCAACAGTCCAGGACAGATTGTTATATCCGGGACGTCAGAAGGAGTAAGGCTTGCCTCAGTACTTGCCAAGGAAAGGGGAGCGAAGAGATGCCTGCCCCTTGTTGTCAGCGGCCCTTTCCATTCATCTCTCATGAAGCCTGCGGCCAGTCAGCTTGAGGAAACCCTTAATGGCATTCAAATTTCCGAGCCCCATTCACCGGTAGTGGCTAATTATACAGCAATGCCTGTTGCACTAAACGAAATAAAAGCAAGTCTTGTTCATCAACTCTATTCTCCGGTCAGATGGCAGCAATCCATTGAATTCATGATCGGTGAAGGCACAGACATATTTGTAGAATTTGGACCAGGAACAGTCTTATCCGGTCTCATCAAGAAGATTAACCGTAAAGTTCGTACATACTCAATCAGAGATTTAGAGACCTGTGATGAAGTTATCGCTCAATTGAAGGGAGAGGTGGCAAATGGATAA
- the plsX gene encoding phosphate acyltransferase PlsX: MIIALDAMGGDHGPKESVKGAEKALQAFPDLEILLIGNEAEIKKYQTVTERMTIIHTDEVITGEDEPVRAVRRKKNASMVLAAQSVKDNKADACISAGNTGALMAAGLFVVGRIKGIDRPALSPTLPTVDGKGFVLLDVGANADAKPEHLYQYGLMGSVYAEKVRNIEKPRVGLLNIGTEEKKGNELAKAAFDLLKEADFNFIGNVEARELLNGVADVVVTDGFTGNMVLKTTEGTAGALFKMMKEAMTADLKSKLAAAVLKPALKELKSQLDYSEYGGAGLFGLKAPVIKAHGSSDANAFYNAIRQARIMVEHRVTDTIHEAINQA; this comes from the coding sequence ATGATTATTGCATTGGACGCTATGGGTGGAGATCACGGACCGAAGGAATCGGTAAAGGGAGCGGAAAAAGCCTTACAGGCGTTCCCGGATTTAGAAATCTTGCTAATCGGCAATGAAGCTGAAATCAAGAAATATCAAACCGTGACTGAACGAATGACAATTATACATACAGATGAAGTAATTACCGGTGAAGATGAGCCGGTAAGAGCAGTGAGAAGAAAGAAAAATGCGTCGATGGTACTTGCGGCGCAAAGTGTTAAAGACAATAAAGCGGACGCTTGCATCTCTGCCGGCAATACAGGTGCTCTGATGGCAGCGGGATTGTTTGTTGTCGGAAGAATAAAAGGGATTGACCGTCCTGCTTTAAGTCCGACTTTGCCTACTGTTGACGGAAAAGGCTTTGTCCTTCTCGATGTTGGCGCCAATGCGGATGCCAAGCCGGAGCACCTATATCAATATGGTCTGATGGGTTCTGTCTATGCAGAAAAGGTACGCAATATTGAAAAGCCGCGAGTTGGGTTATTGAACATCGGGACAGAGGAAAAGAAGGGCAATGAATTGGCAAAGGCAGCCTTTGACCTGCTAAAAGAGGCTGACTTTAATTTCATTGGCAATGTGGAAGCGCGTGAATTGCTAAACGGAGTAGCAGATGTTGTCGTAACCGATGGGTTTACAGGCAATATGGTCTTGAAAACGACAGAGGGAACAGCAGGGGCTCTTTTCAAAATGATGAAGGAGGCCATGACGGCAGATTTGAAGAGCAAGCTGGCAGCGGCCGTGCTTAAACCGGCCTTGAAGGAACTAAAAAGCCAATTGGATTATTCCGAATACGGCGGAGCTGGTCTGTTCGGCTTGAAAGCGCCGGTCATCAAGGCGCATGGTTCATCTGATGCGAATGCATTTTATAATGCCATTCGCCAGGCTAGAATCATGGTGGAGCATCGCGTGACTGACACGATTCACGAGGCAATCAACCAAGCATAA
- the fapR gene encoding transcription factor FapR, translating to MKRNKKDRQVLLTDMIETNPFITDEELADKLEVSIQTIRLDRLELSIPELRERIKTMAEKKMTDDIKSLPVDEIIGEIIDIEMDRSAISLLDIRREHVFKRNGIARGHHLFAQANSLAVAVTNDELALTAKANIQFTQPVHEGDRVIAKARVMDVDKEKGRSQVAVRSYVGTSLVFKGEFNMYRATTMKKDEWT from the coding sequence TTGAAACGTAATAAAAAAGACAGGCAAGTCTTGCTAACTGACATGATAGAGACAAATCCTTTTATTACGGATGAGGAATTGGCTGATAAGCTTGAGGTCAGCATCCAGACCATTCGATTGGACCGCCTCGAATTATCAATTCCCGAACTGAGGGAGAGAATAAAGACGATGGCGGAAAAGAAGATGACTGATGACATTAAATCGTTGCCGGTTGATGAAATTATCGGTGAGATCATCGATATTGAAATGGATCGAAGCGCCATTTCCTTGCTTGATATCCGCAGGGAGCATGTGTTCAAACGAAATGGCATCGCACGGGGTCATCATTTATTTGCACAGGCCAATTCTCTAGCCGTGGCAGTGACCAATGATGAATTAGCATTGACCGCCAAGGCAAATATTCAATTTACGCAGCCGGTGCATGAAGGTGACCGTGTCATTGCGAAAGCACGAGTGATGGATGTAGATAAAGAAAAGGGGCGGTCGCAGGTAGCCGTCCGCAGCTATGTTGGTACAAGCCTCGTCTTTAAGGGCGAGTTTAATATGTATAGAGCAACTACGATGAAAAAGGATGAATGGACATGA
- the recG gene encoding ATP-dependent DNA helicase RecG has protein sequence MNPLAQLSVDELKGVGAESRILLESVGIHTIDDLLNYFPYRYEDYRVKDIVEAAHDERITIEGTIQSAPNLSYFGRKKSRLTFKLLTGRHLITVLFFNQPYIKNKLALNEVITVTGKWDKNRLTLTASEYKLNAVARTHEFEPVYHTRGDLSVKMLRKWIKQAYTDYYTDILEILPERYLTQYKLPPRNIAMRYLHFPKDSLEVKQAHRRFVYEEFLLFQLKMQALRKINRESSNGKAHAFDNGKVKDFISSLPFELTDAQKKVVNEILADMRSPYRMNRLLQGDVGSGKTVVAAILLYAAVTAGSQGALMVPTEILAEQHANSLYDLLTPFGVKVALLTSSVKGKRRKEMMELLAVGEIDVLIGTHALIQKDVNFKDLGLVITDEQHRFGVSQRRILRDKGESPDVLFMTATPIPRTLAITAFGEMDVSIIDQLPSGRKAIETYWAKHSMLNRILQFMEKELAKGRQAYVICPLIEESEKLDLQNVLDVHTAMTQYFTPKYTVGLMHGKLSADEKDEVMRGFGKNDIQILVSTTVVEVGVNVPNASVMVIYDAERFGLSQLHQLRGRVGRGAEQSYCILIADPKTEVGIERLTAMCETSDGFVLSEKDLELRGPGDFFGSKQSGLPEFKMADMVHDYRALETARKDADELVNSREFWESEEFAHLRDYLNASGILEGEKLD, from the coding sequence ATGAATCCGCTAGCTCAACTTTCAGTTGATGAATTAAAGGGTGTGGGTGCCGAATCAAGGATTCTTTTGGAATCTGTCGGAATTCATACGATCGACGATCTGCTGAATTATTTTCCGTACCGGTATGAAGACTATCGCGTCAAGGACATCGTTGAAGCAGCCCATGATGAGAGAATCACCATCGAAGGAACCATTCAATCTGCGCCTAATCTATCCTACTTCGGGCGAAAGAAATCAAGACTTACGTTTAAGCTTTTGACAGGCCGTCACCTGATTACCGTCCTGTTCTTCAATCAGCCGTATATTAAGAATAAATTGGCATTGAATGAAGTTATCACGGTCACTGGTAAATGGGATAAGAACAGGCTCACGCTGACTGCTTCGGAATACAAACTGAACGCGGTTGCGCGCACCCATGAATTTGAGCCTGTCTACCATACAAGAGGGGATTTGTCGGTTAAAATGCTCCGCAAATGGATTAAGCAGGCATATACGGATTACTATACGGATATACTTGAAATTCTGCCGGAGCGCTATTTGACCCAATATAAGCTTCCTCCTAGAAACATTGCTATGAGATATTTGCATTTCCCAAAAGACAGCCTGGAAGTGAAACAAGCCCATCGCCGCTTTGTATACGAGGAGTTTTTATTATTCCAGCTGAAAATGCAAGCCCTTAGAAAGATTAACAGGGAAAGCTCGAACGGCAAGGCACATGCCTTTGATAACGGGAAGGTAAAGGATTTCATCTCCTCTTTGCCGTTTGAACTGACAGATGCCCAGAAGAAAGTCGTGAATGAAATTCTCGCCGATATGAGGTCACCATATCGAATGAACCGCCTTCTGCAAGGAGATGTCGGCTCCGGGAAAACGGTCGTTGCGGCCATTCTTTTATATGCAGCCGTCACGGCTGGGAGTCAGGGAGCCTTAATGGTACCAACAGAGATATTAGCAGAGCAGCATGCCAACTCGCTTTATGATTTGCTGACACCGTTCGGCGTGAAGGTCGCCCTGCTCACATCAAGCGTGAAAGGGAAAAGGCGGAAGGAAATGATGGAATTATTGGCCGTCGGTGAAATTGATGTTCTGATAGGGACACATGCTTTAATCCAAAAGGATGTTAACTTTAAAGATTTGGGTCTTGTCATCACGGATGAGCAGCACAGATTTGGGGTAAGCCAGCGCCGCATTCTTCGTGATAAAGGCGAAAGCCCGGATGTATTGTTCATGACAGCGACGCCAATTCCCCGTACGCTAGCGATTACCGCTTTTGGAGAGATGGACGTATCCATCATCGACCAGCTCCCATCGGGCAGGAAAGCAATCGAGACATACTGGGCAAAGCATTCAATGCTAAACCGCATTCTTCAATTCATGGAGAAGGAATTGGCGAAAGGACGGCAAGCCTATGTCATCTGTCCGTTGATTGAGGAATCCGAGAAGCTTGATCTTCAAAATGTGCTTGATGTTCATACGGCGATGACCCAATATTTCACGCCGAAATATACGGTCGGCCTCATGCATGGCAAGCTTTCTGCCGATGAGAAGGATGAGGTGATGCGAGGATTTGGGAAAAATGACATTCAAATCCTTGTTTCCACTACGGTCGTTGAAGTTGGTGTAAATGTGCCGAATGCAAGTGTCATGGTCATCTATGACGCGGAAAGGTTCGGGTTATCACAGCTGCACCAGCTTCGGGGCCGGGTCGGGCGCGGTGCTGAACAATCCTATTGCATCTTAATCGCAGATCCGAAAACAGAAGTAGGGATAGAGCGTTTAACCGCGATGTGCGAGACCTCAGACGGCTTCGTTTTGAGCGAGAAGGACCTTGAGCTTCGTGGTCCCGGAGACTTTTTCGGCAGCAAGCAAAGCGGTCTCCCTGAGTTTAAGATGGCCGATATGGTCCATGATTACAGGGCGCTTGAAACAGCGCGCAAGGACGCAGATGAATTGGTGAATTCTCGTGAGTTCTGGGAATCAGAGGAATTTGCTCATTTGCGAGATTACTTGAATGCATCTGGCATTCTTGAAGGAGAAAAGTTAGACTAA
- the sdaAA gene encoding L-serine ammonia-lyase, iron-sulfur-dependent, subunit alpha, with the protein MFRNVAELVELAETRQVKIAEVMIQQEMEVTGRTREEVIQFMDRNLTVMEEAIERGLKGVKSHSGLTGGDAVLLQEYIKKGKSLSGEVLLDGVSKAVATNEVNAAMGTICATPTAGSAGVVPGTLFAVKEKLNPSRQEMIEFLFTSGAFGFVVANNASISGAAGGCQAEVGSASGMAAAAIVEMAGGTPSQCAEAMAITLKNMLGLVCDPVAGLVEVPCVKRNAMGAANAMVAADMALAGIKSRIPCDEVIDAMYKIGQTMPVALRETAQGGLAATPTARELEAKIFGISLEKK; encoded by the coding sequence ATGTTTCGCAATGTTGCCGAACTTGTGGAATTGGCTGAAACGAGACAAGTGAAAATAGCTGAAGTAATGATACAGCAGGAAATGGAAGTGACAGGAAGAACGCGCGAGGAAGTGATCCAATTCATGGACCGTAACCTAACTGTCATGGAAGAAGCAATTGAAAGAGGACTGAAAGGCGTGAAGTCCCACTCAGGATTAACTGGCGGGGATGCTGTACTGCTTCAGGAGTACATTAAGAAAGGCAAGAGCCTGTCTGGTGAAGTCCTGCTGGATGGCGTAAGCAAAGCGGTGGCAACGAATGAAGTGAATGCTGCCATGGGAACGATATGTGCAACACCGACAGCGGGGTCTGCAGGTGTGGTCCCAGGCACACTATTTGCCGTTAAGGAAAAATTAAATCCCTCCAGACAGGAAATGATTGAATTCCTGTTCACATCAGGGGCATTCGGCTTTGTCGTTGCCAATAACGCTTCCATCTCAGGAGCTGCCGGAGGATGCCAAGCTGAAGTGGGTTCTGCTTCTGGAATGGCTGCGGCAGCGATAGTGGAAATGGCAGGAGGCACTCCGTCTCAATGTGCGGAAGCGATGGCCATCACTCTCAAAAATATGCTTGGTCTTGTATGTGACCCGGTAGCGGGGCTAGTAGAGGTTCCTTGCGTGAAGCGAAATGCGATGGGAGCTGCCAATGCGATGGTGGCAGCTGATATGGCTCTGGCTGGCATTAAAAGCCGCATTCCTTGCGATGAAGTGATTGATGCGATGTATAAAATTGGTCAAACAATGCCGGTTGCCCTCAGGGAAACGGCTCAAGGCGGATTGGCTGCAACACCGACCGCAAGAGAGCTTGAAGCGAAAATATTCGGGATCTCTTTGGAAAAGAAATGA
- the sdaAB gene encoding L-serine ammonia-lyase, iron-sulfur-dependent subunit beta translates to MKYKSVFDIIGPVMIGPSSSHTAGAARIGRVARSLFNRKPDWAIVSLYGSFAKTYKGHGTDVAIIAGLLDFDTSDTRLPEALDIAKKENLKVTFIEEDAVVDHPNTARIRMGDSEGEMELVGISIGGGKIEILELNGFELRLSGHHPAILVVHDDKFGAIASVSNVLASHQINIGHMEVSRKEVGSTALMTIEVDQNIGQDILDEISQLAHVTRVTKIAD, encoded by the coding sequence ATGAAATATAAAAGTGTCTTTGATATCATTGGTCCCGTTATGATCGGTCCATCCAGCTCCCATACTGCTGGAGCAGCCCGGATTGGAAGAGTCGCCCGCAGTTTGTTTAATCGCAAGCCTGACTGGGCGATTGTTTCTCTATATGGATCATTTGCTAAAACCTATAAAGGTCATGGAACAGATGTCGCCATTATTGCCGGATTACTTGATTTTGACACCTCTGACACCCGCTTGCCCGAAGCGCTTGATATTGCCAAAAAAGAGAATCTGAAAGTGACATTCATTGAAGAAGACGCTGTTGTGGACCATCCTAATACAGCAAGAATCCGAATGGGTGACAGTGAAGGGGAAATGGAGCTTGTTGGGATCTCTATTGGTGGTGGAAAGATAGAAATTCTCGAGTTAAACGGATTTGAGCTGCGTCTTTCCGGCCATCATCCAGCCATACTAGTTGTCCATGATGATAAATTTGGCGCCATTGCCAGTGTGTCTAATGTCTTGGCATCCCATCAGATTAATATTGGTCATATGGAAGTGTCAAGAAAAGAGGTTGGAAGCACAGCCCTCATGACGATTGAAGTAGATCAAAATATTGGTCAGGATATATTGGATGAAATCTCTCAGCTTGCTCATGTTACAAGAGTAACGAAAATTGCTGATTAA
- a CDS encoding DAK2 domain-containing protein, translating to MVITSIDGKRFAEMVIQGANRLSANAKYVDALNVFPVPDGDTGTNMNLSMTSGANEVRNNVQGHIGKVGSSLAKGLLMGARGNSGVILSQLFRGFAKNIEAKSAISSKEFAQAFEAGVETAYKAVMKPVEGTILTVAKDAAKAGVAAAETEESITAVMEAVLAEAKASLKRTPDLLPVLKEVGVVDSGGQGLVFVYEGFLAELKGEKLPETPESKPKMDELVNAEHHMSVQGHMKTEDIEFGYCTEFMVRFEPEKVAENPFNEEQFRQDLSEYGDSLLVISDDDIVKVHIHAENPGNCLNYGQRYGSLIKIKIENMREQHSTILNETDNQLREHAAPVSTEKKPFGVVAIAMGEGIADLFRSIGTDVVIEGGQTMNPSTEDIVKAVESINADHVYILPNNKNIIMAANQASDVSEKAVTVIPSKTIPQGLTALLSFNPSATAEENEELMSEALQNVVTGQITFAVRDTSIEGLEIEKDDYMGLIDGKIKVKNKDRVEAAKEVLSSMLDDAEILTILYGEETSEQEVDALVEYCSEEYPDLEVEVHNGKQPLYSYIFAAE from the coding sequence GTGGTTATAACATCTATTGACGGCAAAAGATTCGCCGAAATGGTCATACAGGGGGCAAACAGGCTTTCTGCCAACGCAAAATATGTAGATGCGTTGAATGTATTCCCAGTACCGGATGGAGATACAGGGACGAATATGAATTTGTCAATGACCTCTGGCGCGAATGAAGTTAGAAATAATGTGCAAGGCCATATCGGAAAAGTAGGATCTTCCCTTGCGAAGGGCCTTCTTATGGGTGCACGCGGGAACTCAGGTGTTATCCTATCCCAATTATTCCGCGGATTCGCGAAGAACATTGAAGCGAAATCTGCCATCAGCAGCAAAGAGTTTGCGCAAGCCTTCGAAGCAGGCGTAGAAACAGCCTATAAGGCTGTTATGAAGCCGGTTGAGGGAACAATCCTTACAGTAGCAAAGGATGCTGCTAAGGCTGGTGTGGCAGCTGCTGAGACGGAAGAAAGCATTACAGCAGTCATGGAAGCTGTGCTTGCTGAAGCGAAAGCATCCTTGAAACGTACGCCTGACCTATTGCCGGTTCTTAAGGAAGTCGGAGTGGTTGATAGCGGCGGTCAAGGGCTTGTATTCGTATATGAAGGATTCCTGGCAGAATTAAAGGGTGAGAAATTGCCTGAAACGCCGGAAAGCAAGCCGAAAATGGACGAGCTTGTGAATGCTGAACACCATATGAGTGTACAAGGTCATATGAAAACAGAAGATATCGAGTTTGGCTACTGCACAGAGTTCATGGTTCGCTTTGAGCCTGAAAAAGTTGCTGAGAATCCATTTAATGAAGAGCAATTCCGCCAAGATCTTAGTGAATATGGCGACTCTTTGTTAGTCATTTCTGACGATGACATCGTAAAGGTGCATATACATGCTGAAAATCCGGGTAATTGCTTAAATTACGGACAAAGATATGGCAGCTTAATCAAGATTAAAATCGAAAATATGCGCGAGCAGCATTCGACAATCTTAAATGAAACAGATAACCAATTGCGTGAACATGCTGCGCCGGTTTCAACGGAAAAGAAACCATTCGGTGTCGTTGCGATTGCAATGGGCGAAGGAATCGCGGACCTGTTCCGAAGCATTGGTACTGACGTTGTGATTGAAGGCGGTCAAACAATGAACCCGTCTACTGAGGATATCGTAAAAGCGGTTGAATCCATTAACGCAGACCATGTATACATCCTTCCAAATAACAAGAATATCATCATGGCAGCTAACCAAGCCTCTGATGTGAGCGAAAAAGCTGTCACAGTGATTCCGAGCAAAACAATCCCTCAAGGATTGACGGCTCTCCTTTCCTTCAATCCATCTGCAACTGCGGAAGAGAATGAGGAATTAATGAGCGAAGCGCTTCAAAATGTTGTGACTGGACAGATTACATTTGCCGTCCGTGACACAAGCATCGAAGGCCTGGAAATCGAAAAAGACGATTACATGGGTCTAATTGATGGCAAAATCAAAGTGAAAAACAAAGATAGAGTCGAGGCAGCGAAGGAAGTCCTAAGCTCTATGCTCGATGATGCTGAAATCTTGACTATCCTATATGGGGAAGAAACTTCAGAGCAGGAAGTTGATGCCCTAGTTGAATATTGCAGTGAGGAATATCCAGATCTTGAGGTTGAGGTCCATAACGGTAAACAACCGCTATATTCCTATATTTTTGCTGCTGAATAA
- a CDS encoding Asp23/Gls24 family envelope stress response protein: protein MSIEMSTKFGQIDISNDVVAIIAGGAAVDCYGIVGMASKNQIKDGLSEILRKENFSKGVVVRQEEDEIHIDMYIIVSYGTKISEIAHNVQSKVKYTLNQTVGLSVESVNIFVQGVRVTNP from the coding sequence ATGTCCATTGAAATGAGCACCAAATTCGGACAAATAGATATTTCGAATGATGTAGTTGCCATTATTGCCGGCGGCGCAGCGGTTGATTGCTACGGTATAGTAGGAATGGCATCAAAGAACCAAATAAAAGACGGACTAAGCGAAATTCTTCGTAAAGAAAACTTCTCTAAAGGAGTAGTGGTCAGACAAGAAGAGGATGAAATACATATCGATATGTATATCATCGTCAGCTATGGAACAAAAATCTCAGAGATTGCTCACAACGTACAATCTAAAGTGAAATATACGTTGAATCAAACTGTAGGCCTTTCGGTTGAATCTGTTAATATTTTTGTTCAAGGGGTTCGTGTGACGAATCCGTAA
- the rpmB gene encoding 50S ribosomal protein L28, with protein MARKCVITGRKTSSGNHRSHAMNANKRTWKANVQKVRILVNGKPKKVYVSARALKSGKVERV; from the coding sequence ATGGCACGCAAATGTGTTATCACTGGTAGAAAAACATCTTCCGGAAACCACCGTTCTCACGCTATGAACGCTAACAAACGTACATGGAAAGCGAACGTTCAAAAAGTACGTATTCTTGTAAACGGAAAACCGAAAAAAGTATACGTTTCTGCAAGAGCGCTTAAATCTGGCAAAGTTGAACGCGTTTAA
- the spoVM gene encoding stage V sporulation protein SpoVM, whose amino-acid sequence MKFYTIKLPRFLGGIVKAMLGAFKKG is encoded by the coding sequence ATGAAATTTTACACGATAAAATTGCCCCGCTTTTTAGGCGGGATTGTCAAGGCAATGTTAGGAGCATTCAAAAAGGGATAA
- a CDS encoding thiamine diphosphokinase has translation MSVDIRIVAGGPEEYLPDLKKISAEHDDVLWCGADRGALVLAEKGIKMEAAFGDFDSVTDEELRFIRHSAKEVYMYPPEKNETDLEHSLGWAYDQKPDRITIYGATGGRMDHALGNIMLLASDDHLRQPVKAKLEDRQNEISFFYPGSYTVHEQEKRYISFIPISEEITGVTLTGFLYPLENDILKRGRTLSISNELNSDTGTFSFSSGILMMIRSRD, from the coding sequence ATGAGTGTGGATATTAGGATTGTTGCCGGAGGACCCGAGGAGTACCTTCCGGATTTAAAGAAAATCTCGGCTGAGCATGATGATGTACTCTGGTGCGGAGCGGACAGGGGTGCCTTAGTGCTCGCTGAAAAAGGGATTAAAATGGAGGCGGCCTTTGGTGATTTTGATTCAGTTACTGATGAGGAGCTTCGCTTTATCAGGCATTCAGCAAAGGAAGTATATATGTATCCGCCTGAAAAGAATGAAACGGACCTTGAGCATTCTCTTGGTTGGGCTTATGATCAAAAGCCTGATCGGATAACCATTTATGGAGCAACGGGGGGAAGAATGGATCATGCTCTTGGCAATATCATGCTCCTTGCAAGCGATGACCATTTGCGGCAGCCTGTGAAGGCAAAGCTCGAGGATAGACAAAATGAGATTTCCTTTTTCTATCCCGGCAGCTATACGGTTCATGAACAGGAAAAACGTTATATATCCTTCATACCAATCAGTGAAGAAATCACTGGCGTTACGCTCACCGGCTTTCTTTATCCCTTGGAAAATGACATCTTAAAGAGAGGAAGGACGCTGTCAATCAGCAATGAATTAAATTCTGATACCGGTACTTTTTCGTTTTCCTCCGGCATATTAATGATGATAAGAAGCAGAGATTAA
- the rpe gene encoding ribulose-phosphate 3-epimerase, whose translation MVKIAPSILSADFSKLGSEIKDVERGGADWIHIDVMDGHFVPNITIGPLIVEAVRPITKLTLDVHLMIENPDQYIEAFAKAGADYITVHAEACTHLHRTIQLIKSFGVKAGVVLNPATPPSVLDYVLEDLDLVLLMTVNPGFGGQAFIPSVLDKIEKVRNMIDEKGLSIDIEIDGGVNPETARLCVERGATVLVAGSAIYNKEDRKQAIADIRG comes from the coding sequence ATGGTAAAGATTGCACCATCGATTTTATCAGCTGACTTTTCAAAATTGGGCAGTGAGATTAAGGATGTTGAACGCGGAGGAGCGGATTGGATCCATATCGATGTAATGGATGGCCATTTTGTTCCCAATATCACGATTGGGCCGTTAATTGTCGAAGCGGTCCGGCCGATTACTAAGCTGACTCTTGATGTCCATTTGATGATTGAAAATCCTGACCAATATATTGAAGCATTTGCGAAAGCTGGTGCTGATTACATCACCGTCCATGCAGAGGCATGCACGCATTTGCACAGAACGATTCAGTTAATTAAGTCATTTGGTGTTAAGGCTGGTGTGGTGCTTAATCCAGCAACACCGCCATCCGTGCTTGATTATGTGCTCGAAGATCTTGATTTAGTTCTCTTGATGACAGTGAATCCTGGTTTCGGCGGTCAAGCCTTTATTCCGTCTGTGCTCGATAAGATTGAAAAAGTGCGGAATATGATTGATGAGAAAGGTTTATCCATCGATATTGAGATTGATGGGGGTGTTAATCCAGAAACGGCTAGGCTTTGCGTTGAACGGGGAGCAACTGTGTTGGTTGCAGGTTCAGCCATCTATAATAAGGAAGACCGGAAGCAGGCGATAGCCGATATTCGCGGATGA